A DNA window from Myripristis murdjan chromosome 19, fMyrMur1.1, whole genome shotgun sequence contains the following coding sequences:
- the LOC115377918 gene encoding cGMP-dependent protein kinase 1-like isoform X2, which produces MKILKKRHIVDTRQQEHIRSEKHIMTEAHSDFIVRLYRTFKDSKYLYMLMEACLGGEVWTILRDRGSFEDSTTRFYTACVVEAFAYLHAKGIIYRDLKPENLILDSRGYAKLVDFGFAKKIGFGKKTWTFCGTPEYVAPEIILNKGHDISADYWSLGILMYELLTGSPPFSGPDPMKTYNIILRGIDMIEFPKKITKNAANLIKKLCRDNPSERLGNLKNGVKDIQKHKWFEGFNWEGLRKGTLTPPIIPDVSSPTDTSNFDSFPEDSDDPPPDDNSGWDNDF; this is translated from the exons ATGAAGATCCTGAAGAAGCGTCACATCGTCGACACGAGGCAGCAGGAGCACATCCGCTCCGAGAAGCACATCATGACCGAGGCTCACTCCGACTTCATCGTCAG gcTGTATCGGACGTTTAAAGACAGTAAATATCTGTACATGCTGATGGAGGCCTGTCTGGGAGGAGAGGTGTGGACCATCCTGAgagacag GGGTTCGTTTGAAGATTCGACCACCAGGTTCTACACGGCCTGTGTGGTGGAGGCCTTCGCCTACCTGCACGCTAAAGGCATCATCTACCGAGACCTGAAGCCAGAGAACCTCATCCTGGACAGCAGGGGCTACGCCaagctg GTCGACTTTGGCTTCGCCAAGAAGATCGGCTTTGGGAAGAAGACGTGGACGTTCTGCGGGACGCCGGAGTACGTGGCCCCGGAGATCATCCTGAACAAAGGTCACGACATCTCAGCCGACTACTGGTCGCTGGGCATCCTGATGTACGAGCTGCTGACCGGCAG CCCCCCCTTCTCAGGCCCCGACCCGATGAAAACCTACAACATCATCCTGAGAGGCATCGACATGATCGAGTTCCCCAAGAAGATCACCAAGAACGCCGCCAACCTCATCAAGAAGCTCTGCAG AGACAATCCATCTGAGAGACTCGGCAACCTGAAAAACGGAGTGAAAGACATCCAGAAGCACAA gtggtTTGAAGGTTTTAACTGGGAGGGGTTGAGGAAAGGGACTCTGACTCCGCCCATCATACCTGAT GTTTCCTCTCCGACCGACACCAGTAACTTCGACAGCTTCCCCGAGGACAGCGACGACCCGCCGCCGGACGACAACTCCGGATGGGACAATGACTTCTAA